One region of Acidobacteriota bacterium genomic DNA includes:
- a CDS encoding HlyC/CorC family transporter has product MTELMVVVALVLGASATCSLFEAVLYSVPASRIAQLEQDRRPSGRVLKQMRHHVDRPIAAILSLNTIANTGGGAMAGALAANAFGQDRIWVFSVAFTLAILFVSEVLPKTVGVVYSRALAPFIARPLAWLVTVFGPLIALTQFATRLIRRRPQEEGVSDEELLTMVGLGLRSGDFRPHEARVIRNVLRLEERTVGDVMTPRPVVFTLAAEITARDAAEREGLDKHSRVPVHSAGNPDDLIGVVHKVDILRAVARDEFETPVKSLMRPINVAVEAVKLDEVLTTFLERREHMLAVIDEFGAFSGIVTLEDVLEELIGREIVDEFDQVADLRAYARRRRLPGDNEE; this is encoded by the coding sequence ATGACAGAACTAATGGTCGTCGTCGCACTGGTCCTGGGAGCATCGGCCACCTGTTCGCTCTTCGAGGCGGTTCTCTACTCGGTCCCGGCGAGCCGGATTGCGCAGCTCGAACAGGATCGGCGCCCGTCGGGGCGAGTCCTGAAGCAGATGCGCCACCACGTGGACCGCCCGATCGCGGCGATTCTCTCGCTCAACACGATCGCGAACACCGGCGGCGGCGCCATGGCCGGGGCGCTGGCGGCGAACGCCTTTGGGCAGGACCGTATCTGGGTCTTTTCCGTTGCGTTCACACTGGCGATTCTCTTCGTCTCGGAGGTGCTGCCGAAGACGGTGGGCGTTGTCTATTCCCGCGCACTCGCGCCTTTCATCGCGCGACCCCTCGCCTGGCTGGTGACGGTGTTCGGTCCGTTGATTGCTCTGACGCAATTCGCCACGCGCCTTATTCGCCGCCGGCCGCAGGAAGAAGGGGTCTCGGACGAGGAGTTACTGACGATGGTCGGCCTTGGTCTGCGCTCGGGTGACTTTCGGCCTCACGAAGCGCGCGTTATCCGGAATGTCCTGCGTCTCGAGGAGCGGACGGTGGGAGACGTCATGACGCCCCGTCCCGTCGTCTTCACGCTGGCCGCGGAGATCACCGCGCGTGACGCCGCCGAAAGGGAAGGACTGGACAAGCACAGTCGCGTCCCGGTGCATTCGGCTGGCAACCCGGACGACCTTATCGGCGTCGTGCACAAGGTCGACATCCTGAGAGCAGTTGCGCGCGACGAATTCGAAACCCCGGTCAAGTCGCTCATGCGACCCATCAACGTCGCCGTCGAGGCGGTGAAGCTGGATGAAGTGCTCACGACCTTTCTCGAGCGGCGAGAGCATATGCTGGCGGTAATTGACGAATTCGGCGCCTTTTCCGGCATCGTCACGCTGGAGGATGTGCTCGAAGAATTGATTGGACGCGAAATCGTGGACGAGTTCGATCAGGTGGCGGATCTTCGTGCCTATGCAAGACGCCGGAGGCTGCCCGGGGACAACGAAGAATAG
- a CDS encoding methyltransferase domain-containing protein encodes MKGPHVRTVTVAAVLLLSIASTSLPPGAAAQTQGNRSLAPFVPTPDDVVDRMLALAEVTANDVVYDLGSGDGRIVIAAAQQFGARGVGIDIDPQRIAESNANAERAGVQHLVEFIEMDVMEADVSEATVVTLYLLSSSNAKLRPVLTRQLPAGARIVSHAFSMGDWEADEIDRFEDERGSTRTLYLWRHDGTIRP; translated from the coding sequence ATGAAGGGACCGCACGTACGGACCGTCACTGTGGCGGCAGTGTTGCTGCTGTCCATTGCGTCGACGTCGCTGCCCCCCGGCGCCGCGGCGCAGACCCAGGGCAACCGGAGTCTTGCACCCTTCGTACCGACGCCGGACGACGTGGTCGACCGTATGTTGGCGCTAGCGGAGGTGACTGCGAACGATGTGGTGTACGACCTGGGCAGCGGCGACGGCCGCATCGTTATCGCTGCCGCTCAGCAGTTCGGCGCCCGCGGTGTCGGCATCGACATCGACCCGCAGCGGATCGCGGAATCGAACGCGAACGCCGAGCGGGCCGGCGTCCAGCACCTGGTCGAGTTCATCGAGATGGACGTCATGGAAGCGGATGTTTCCGAGGCAACGGTCGTTACCTTGTATCTGCTCTCCTCGTCGAACGCGAAACTGCGTCCGGTCCTTACGCGCCAGCTTCCGGCCGGCGCCCGGATCGTCTCGCACGCCTTCAGCATGGGCGACTGGGAAGCCGACGAAATAGACCGTTTCGAGGACGAGCGCGGCAGTACTCGCACTCTCTATCTCTGGCGCCACGACGGTACAATTCGCCCATAG